In Chlorocebus sabaeus isolate Y175 chromosome 5, mChlSab1.0.hap1, whole genome shotgun sequence, one genomic interval encodes:
- the LOC103226895 gene encoding serine protease 30-like isoform X2, whose product MGLRAGPILLLLLWLLPGAHGDVLPSECGHSKEAGRIVGGQDTQEERWPWQVGLWLASVGHICGGSLIHPRWVLTAAHCFLRSEDPRLYRVKVGGLTPSLSEPHSTLVTVKRLLIHSSYRGATTSGDIALMELEFPLQASQFSPVCLPGPQTPLAIGSLCWVTGWGSTQGRALASVLQEVAVPLLDSNACELMYHLGEPSLAGQRLIQDDMICAGSVQGKKDSCQGDSGGPLVCPINDTWVQAGIVSWGFGCARPFRPGVYTQVLSYTDWIQRTLAEPRSGMSEARPGAPGFLSGTSGSHPGTSRSHPVLLLELLTIRVLGSL is encoded by the exons ATGGGGCTTCGGGCAGGCCccatcctgctgctgctgctgtggctgctgccAG GGGCCCATGGGGATGTGCTGCCTTCAG AATGCGGCCACTCCAAGGAGGCCGGGAGgattgtgggaggccaagacactCAGGAAGAACGCTGGCCGTGGCAGGTTGGCCTGTGGTTGGCCTCAGTGGGGCACATATGTGGGGGCTCCCTCATCCACCCACGCTGGGTGCTCACGGCCGCCCACTGCTTCCTGAG GTCTGAGGATCCCAGGCTCTACCGTGTTAAAGTCGGAGGGCTGACACCCTCCCTTTCAGAGCCCCACTCGACCTTGGTGACTGTGAAGAGGCTCCTGATCCACTCCTCATATCGTGGGGCCACCACCAGCGGGGACATTGCCCTGATGGAGCTGGAATTCCCCTTGCAGGCCTCCCAGTTCAGCCCCGTCTGCCTCCCAGGACCCCAGACCCCCCTCGCCATTGGGTCCCTGTGCTGGGTAACAGGCTGGGGGTCCACCCAGGGGAGAG CCCTGGCGAGTGTCCTTCAGGAGGTGGCTGTGCCCCTCCTGGACTCGAACGCGTGTGAGCTGATGTACCACCTAGGAGAGCCCAGTCTGGCTGGCCAGCGCCTCATCCAGGACGACATGATCTGCGCTGGCTCTGTCCAGGGCAAGAAAGACTCCTGCCAG ggTGACTCCGGGGGGCCGCTGGTCTGCCCCATCAATGATACATGGGTCCAGGCTGGCATTGTGAGCTGGGGATTCGGCTGTGCCCGGCCTTTCCGGCCTGGTGTCTACACCCAGGTGCTAAGCTACACAGACTGGATTCAGAGAACCCTGGCTGAACCTCGCTCAGGCATGTCCGAGGCCCGCCCAGGTGCCCCCGGGTTCCTCTCAGGCACCTCTGGGTCCCATCCAGGCACCTCCAGGTCCCACCCAGTGCTGCTGCTTGAGCTGTTGACCATACGCGTGCTTGGGTCCCTGTGA
- the LOC103226895 gene encoding serine protease 30-like isoform X1 — translation MGLRAGPILLLLLWLLPGAHGDVLPSECGHSKEAGRIVGGQDTQEERWPWQVGLWLASVGHICGGSLIHPRWVLTAAHCFLRSEDPRLYRVKVGGLTPSLSEPHSTLVTVKRLLIHSSYRGATTSGDIALMELEFPLQASQFSPVCLPGPQTPLAIGSLCWVTGWGSTQGRALASVLQEVAVPLLDSNACELMYHLGEPSLAGQRLIQDDMICAGSVQGKKDSCQGLQRDQSPCLAPWPQQQILEGTWGPGVSLNADLMGPSLSLPQGDSGGPLVCPINDTWVQAGIVSWGFGCARPFRPGVYTQVLSYTDWIQRTLAEPRSGMSEARPGAPGFLSGTSGSHPGTSRSHPVLLLELLTIRVLGSL, via the exons ATGGGGCTTCGGGCAGGCCccatcctgctgctgctgctgtggctgctgccAG GGGCCCATGGGGATGTGCTGCCTTCAG AATGCGGCCACTCCAAGGAGGCCGGGAGgattgtgggaggccaagacactCAGGAAGAACGCTGGCCGTGGCAGGTTGGCCTGTGGTTGGCCTCAGTGGGGCACATATGTGGGGGCTCCCTCATCCACCCACGCTGGGTGCTCACGGCCGCCCACTGCTTCCTGAG GTCTGAGGATCCCAGGCTCTACCGTGTTAAAGTCGGAGGGCTGACACCCTCCCTTTCAGAGCCCCACTCGACCTTGGTGACTGTGAAGAGGCTCCTGATCCACTCCTCATATCGTGGGGCCACCACCAGCGGGGACATTGCCCTGATGGAGCTGGAATTCCCCTTGCAGGCCTCCCAGTTCAGCCCCGTCTGCCTCCCAGGACCCCAGACCCCCCTCGCCATTGGGTCCCTGTGCTGGGTAACAGGCTGGGGGTCCACCCAGGGGAGAG CCCTGGCGAGTGTCCTTCAGGAGGTGGCTGTGCCCCTCCTGGACTCGAACGCGTGTGAGCTGATGTACCACCTAGGAGAGCCCAGTCTGGCTGGCCAGCGCCTCATCCAGGACGACATGATCTGCGCTGGCTCTGTCCAGGGCAAGAAAGACTCCTGCCAG GGTCTCCAGAGGGACCAGAGTCCTTGCCTGGCTCCTTGGCCTCAGCAGCAGATTCTTGAAGGCACTTGGGGCCCAGGTGTCTCCCTCAATGCAGACCTCATGgggccctccctctctctcccccagggTGACTCCGGGGGGCCGCTGGTCTGCCCCATCAATGATACATGGGTCCAGGCTGGCATTGTGAGCTGGGGATTCGGCTGTGCCCGGCCTTTCCGGCCTGGTGTCTACACCCAGGTGCTAAGCTACACAGACTGGATTCAGAGAACCCTGGCTGAACCTCGCTCAGGCATGTCCGAGGCCCGCCCAGGTGCCCCCGGGTTCCTCTCAGGCACCTCTGGGTCCCATCCAGGCACCTCCAGGTCCCACCCAGTGCTGCTGCTTGAGCTGTTGACCATACGCGTGCTTGGGTCCCTGTGA